One Lycium barbarum isolate Lr01 chromosome 5, ASM1917538v2, whole genome shotgun sequence genomic window carries:
- the LOC132642828 gene encoding GCN5-related N-acetyltransferase 1, chloroplastic — MLLFNPISTHLPPTHTPLTLKHTTPHHHQRNVAVFSQLQPNIPITISDESLQSKGFNLHRSITNLNLDHLNSVFVAVGFPRRDKAKIQVALENTDTLMWIEYEKTKRPVAFARATGDGVFNAIIWDVVVDPNFQGIGLGKAVMERLVTELLRKGITNIALYSEPRVLGFYRPLGFVADPDGIRGMVYSRKKKKK, encoded by the coding sequence ATGCTTCTCTTTAACCCCATCTCCACCCACCTACCCCCTACCCACACCCCCCTCACCCTCAAACACACCACCCCTCACCACCACCAACGTAACGTCGCCGTTTTCTCTCAACTCCAACCCAATATCCCCATCACAATCTCCGATGAATCGCTCCAATCAAAAGGATTCAATCTCCATCGTTCGATCACAAACCTCAACCTCGACCACCTTAACTCCGTCTTCGTAGCTGTTGGATTCCCTAGACGTGACAAGGCGAAAATTCAGGTAGCCTTAGAGAACACGGACACACTTATGTGGATAGAATACGAGAAAACAAAAAGGCCAGTAGCGTTTGCTAGAGCTACAGGTGATGGTGTTTTTAATGCTATTATTTGGGATGTTGTGGTGGACCCAAATTTTCAAGGGATTGGTTTAGGTAAAGCTGTGATGGAAAGATTAGTCACCGAGCTGTTACGTAAAGGGATAACGAATATTGCACTTTATTCGGAGCCCCGAGTTCTTGGGTTTTATAGGCCCTTGGGTTTTGTTGCGGATCCAGATGGGATCCGAGGAATGGTGTAttctagaaaaaagaaaaaaaaatag
- the LOC132641895 gene encoding ruBisCO large subunit-binding protein subunit beta, chloroplastic isoform X2 has protein sequence MSCSLNPLHAITLKNGSVHRISKRVSCSMLNTRAMAKELYFNHDGSTTKKLLVIMDFFFLYFLELLLSLFHFMAGVDLVAELVGVTLGPKGRNVVLANKYGPPKIVNDGETVLKEIQLDDPLEHVGVKLVREAGAKTNNLAGDGCTTSIVLARGLIAEGVKVTAMGANVVQVSRGIEKTAKALISELKLMSREVEDHELEDVAAVSAGNDYAIGKMISEALRRVGKKGVVTIEKGNYTETNLEVVEGMQFDRGYLSPYFVTDRRKRIVELHDCKLLLVDKKISNPKELVKILDNAVKEKYPVLIIAEGIEQDALAPVIRNKLRGVLKVAAIKAPSFGERKSHCLDDIAILTGGTVIRDDMGLTLENAHKALLGSASKVVITKDSTLIVTDGNTRADVMKRVSLIQNLVENTEENFQKKILNERIARLSGGIAIIQVGAQTQVELKDKQLRIEDALNAARAATEEGVVVGGGCCLLRLSLKVDAIKEKLDNEDQKIGADIFKRALSYPAKQIAKNAGVNGNIIVEKILSVDNMKYGYNAARDRYEDLMAAKILDPTKVVRCCLEHAAAVAKTFLKSDAVVIDIPEPVSRIRRPPPMPTPGPRLTGLTGLGASGLSSRHK, from the exons atgagttgttCTTTGAATCCTTTACATGCAATTACTTTGAAAAATGGCTCAGTACACAGAATTTCTAAAAGAGTTTCTTGTTCTATGTTGAATACAAGAGCTATGGCTAAAGAATTGTACTTTAACCATGATGGTTCTACCACAAAGAAACTTTTGGTCATTATggatttcttttttctttattttcttgaacTATTACTCTCTCTGTTTCATTTTATG GCAGGTGTGGATTTGGTGGCAGAGCTTGTAGGTGTAACTTTGGGTCCAAAAGGAAGGAATGTAGTTCTTGCAAATAAGTATGGTCCTCCCAAGATTGTTAATGATGGTGAAACTGTTCTTAAAGAG ATTCAGCTGGACGATCCCCTTGAACATGTCGGAGTAAAATTGGTTAGGGAAGCCGGTGCCAAGACTAATAATCTTGCTGGCGATGGTTGCACAACATCTATAGTGCTTGCTCGAGGTCTGATTGCTGAAGGTGTCAAG GTTACTGCAATGGGTGCAAATGTTGTCCAAGTGTCTCGTGGAATTGAGAAAACTGCTAAAGCCCTCATTTCTGAGCTCAAGTTGATGTCCAGAGAG GTTGAGGATCACGAGCTGGAAGATGTTGCTGCTGTTAGTGCTGGCAATGATTATGCCATCGGGAAGATGATTTCAGAAGCTCTTAGGCGGGTCGGGAAAAAAGGTGTTGTCACAATTGAGAAAGGGAACTATACTGAAACCAATCTAGAAGTTGTAGAAGGAATGCAGTTTGATCGTGGCTATTTGTCACCTTATTTTGTAACTGATCGACGAAAGAGGATTGTGGAGCTTCACGATTGTAAG TTGCTATTGGTTGATAAAAAAATTTCAAACCCGAAGGAGTTGGTAAAAATTTTGGACAATGCAGTAAAGGAGAAATACCCGGTTTTGATAATCGCAGAGGGCATTGAGCAGGATGCGCTGGCTCCAGTAATTAGGAACAAACTCAGGGGTGTCCTAAAGGTAGCTGCAATAAAAGCTCCATCTTTCGGGGAGCGCAAGAGCCATTGCTTAGATGACATTGCTATCTTGACTGGAG GAACTGTGATCAGAGATGATATGGGCTTGACTCTTGAAAATGCTCACAAGGCCTTGTTGGGCAGTGCTTCAAAGGTGGTAATTACTAAGGACTCCACATTGATAGTTACTGATGGAAATACTCGAGCGGATGTTATGAAGAGGGTTTCTCTGATACAGAATCTTGTTGAG AACACAGAAGAAAATTTCCAAAAGAAAATCTTGAACGAAAGAATTGCAAGATTATCTGGTGGTATTGCCATCATTCAG GTGGGGGCACAAACACAGGTTGAGTTGAAAGACAAACAATTAAGGATTGAGGATGCCCTTAATGCTGCAAGG GCTGCTACAGAGGAAGGAGTAGTTGTGGGTGGTGGCTGTTGTCTTCTGAGACTATCATTAAAAGTGGATGCTATCAAAGAAAAGCTAGATAATGAAGATCAGAAG ATAGGAGCTGATATTTTCAAAAGAGCACTATCCTATCCTGCAAAACAGATAGCAAAGAATGCTGGTGTAAATGGAAATATCATTGTAGAGAAG ATTTTGTCAGTCGATAACATGAAATATGGATATAATGCTGCAAGAGACAGATATGAAGATCTGATGGCTGCCAAAATTTTGGATCCTACAAAG GTTGTTAGATGTTGCCTAGAACATGCAGCAGCAGTTGCCAAGACCTTCCTGAAATCAGATGCCGTTGTTATTGACATCCCGGAACCAGTATCCAGAATAAGACGACCACCACCAATGCCAACTCcag GTCCAAGGCTCACTGGTCTCACAGGTCTAGGGGCAAGTGGTCTTTCGTCCAGACATAAATGA
- the LOC132641895 gene encoding ruBisCO large subunit-binding protein subunit beta, chloroplastic isoform X1, which produces MSCSLNPLHAITLKNGSVHRISKRVSCSMLNTRAMAKELYFNHDGSTTKKLLVIMDFFFLYFLELLLSLFHFMAGVDLVAELVGVTLGPKGRNVVLANKYGPPKIVNDGETVLKEIQLDDPLEHVGVKLVREAGAKTNNLAGDGCTTSIVLARGLIAEGVKVTAMGANVVQVSRGIEKTAKALISELKLMSREVEDHELEDVAAVSAGNDYAIGKMISEALRRVGKKGVVTIEKGNYTETNLEVVEGMQFDRGYLSPYFVTDRRKRIVELHDCKLLLVDKKISNPKELVKILDNAVKEKYPVLIIAEGIEQDALAPVIRNKLRGVLKVAAIKAPSFGERKSHCLDDIAILTGGTVIRDDMGLTLENAHKALLGSASKVVITKDSTLIVTDGNTRADVMKRVSLIQNLVENTEENFQKKILNERIARLSGGIAIIQVGAQTQVELKDKQLRIEDALNAARAATEEGVVVGGGCCLLRLSLKVDAIKEKLDNEDQKIGADIFKRALSYPAKQIAKNAGVNGNIIVEKILSVDNMKYGYNAARDRYEDLMAAKILDPTKVVRCCLEHAAAVAKTFLKSDAVVIDIPEPVSRIRRPPPMPTPGTPSPTNNYNRSKAHWSHRSRGKWSFVQT; this is translated from the exons atgagttgttCTTTGAATCCTTTACATGCAATTACTTTGAAAAATGGCTCAGTACACAGAATTTCTAAAAGAGTTTCTTGTTCTATGTTGAATACAAGAGCTATGGCTAAAGAATTGTACTTTAACCATGATGGTTCTACCACAAAGAAACTTTTGGTCATTATggatttcttttttctttattttcttgaacTATTACTCTCTCTGTTTCATTTTATG GCAGGTGTGGATTTGGTGGCAGAGCTTGTAGGTGTAACTTTGGGTCCAAAAGGAAGGAATGTAGTTCTTGCAAATAAGTATGGTCCTCCCAAGATTGTTAATGATGGTGAAACTGTTCTTAAAGAG ATTCAGCTGGACGATCCCCTTGAACATGTCGGAGTAAAATTGGTTAGGGAAGCCGGTGCCAAGACTAATAATCTTGCTGGCGATGGTTGCACAACATCTATAGTGCTTGCTCGAGGTCTGATTGCTGAAGGTGTCAAG GTTACTGCAATGGGTGCAAATGTTGTCCAAGTGTCTCGTGGAATTGAGAAAACTGCTAAAGCCCTCATTTCTGAGCTCAAGTTGATGTCCAGAGAG GTTGAGGATCACGAGCTGGAAGATGTTGCTGCTGTTAGTGCTGGCAATGATTATGCCATCGGGAAGATGATTTCAGAAGCTCTTAGGCGGGTCGGGAAAAAAGGTGTTGTCACAATTGAGAAAGGGAACTATACTGAAACCAATCTAGAAGTTGTAGAAGGAATGCAGTTTGATCGTGGCTATTTGTCACCTTATTTTGTAACTGATCGACGAAAGAGGATTGTGGAGCTTCACGATTGTAAG TTGCTATTGGTTGATAAAAAAATTTCAAACCCGAAGGAGTTGGTAAAAATTTTGGACAATGCAGTAAAGGAGAAATACCCGGTTTTGATAATCGCAGAGGGCATTGAGCAGGATGCGCTGGCTCCAGTAATTAGGAACAAACTCAGGGGTGTCCTAAAGGTAGCTGCAATAAAAGCTCCATCTTTCGGGGAGCGCAAGAGCCATTGCTTAGATGACATTGCTATCTTGACTGGAG GAACTGTGATCAGAGATGATATGGGCTTGACTCTTGAAAATGCTCACAAGGCCTTGTTGGGCAGTGCTTCAAAGGTGGTAATTACTAAGGACTCCACATTGATAGTTACTGATGGAAATACTCGAGCGGATGTTATGAAGAGGGTTTCTCTGATACAGAATCTTGTTGAG AACACAGAAGAAAATTTCCAAAAGAAAATCTTGAACGAAAGAATTGCAAGATTATCTGGTGGTATTGCCATCATTCAG GTGGGGGCACAAACACAGGTTGAGTTGAAAGACAAACAATTAAGGATTGAGGATGCCCTTAATGCTGCAAGG GCTGCTACAGAGGAAGGAGTAGTTGTGGGTGGTGGCTGTTGTCTTCTGAGACTATCATTAAAAGTGGATGCTATCAAAGAAAAGCTAGATAATGAAGATCAGAAG ATAGGAGCTGATATTTTCAAAAGAGCACTATCCTATCCTGCAAAACAGATAGCAAAGAATGCTGGTGTAAATGGAAATATCATTGTAGAGAAG ATTTTGTCAGTCGATAACATGAAATATGGATATAATGCTGCAAGAGACAGATATGAAGATCTGATGGCTGCCAAAATTTTGGATCCTACAAAG GTTGTTAGATGTTGCCTAGAACATGCAGCAGCAGTTGCCAAGACCTTCCTGAAATCAGATGCCGTTGTTATTGACATCCCGGAACCAGTATCCAGAATAAGACGACCACCACCAATGCCAACTCcaggtactcctagtcccaccAACAACTATAATAG GTCCAAGGCTCACTGGTCTCACAGGTCTAGGGGCAAGTGGTCTTTCGTCCAGACATAA
- the LOC132641895 gene encoding ruBisCO large subunit-binding protein subunit beta, chloroplastic isoform X3, giving the protein MSCSLNPLHAITLKNGSVHRISKRVSCSMLNTRAMAKELYFNHDGSTTKKLLAGVDLVAELVGVTLGPKGRNVVLANKYGPPKIVNDGETVLKEIQLDDPLEHVGVKLVREAGAKTNNLAGDGCTTSIVLARGLIAEGVKVTAMGANVVQVSRGIEKTAKALISELKLMSREVEDHELEDVAAVSAGNDYAIGKMISEALRRVGKKGVVTIEKGNYTETNLEVVEGMQFDRGYLSPYFVTDRRKRIVELHDCKLLLVDKKISNPKELVKILDNAVKEKYPVLIIAEGIEQDALAPVIRNKLRGVLKVAAIKAPSFGERKSHCLDDIAILTGGTVIRDDMGLTLENAHKALLGSASKVVITKDSTLIVTDGNTRADVMKRVSLIQNLVENTEENFQKKILNERIARLSGGIAIIQVGAQTQVELKDKQLRIEDALNAARAATEEGVVVGGGCCLLRLSLKVDAIKEKLDNEDQKIGADIFKRALSYPAKQIAKNAGVNGNIIVEKILSVDNMKYGYNAARDRYEDLMAAKILDPTKVVRCCLEHAAAVAKTFLKSDAVVIDIPEPVSRIRRPPPMPTPGTPSPTNNYNRSKAHWSHRSRGKWSFVQT; this is encoded by the exons atgagttgttCTTTGAATCCTTTACATGCAATTACTTTGAAAAATGGCTCAGTACACAGAATTTCTAAAAGAGTTTCTTGTTCTATGTTGAATACAAGAGCTATGGCTAAAGAATTGTACTTTAACCATGATGGTTCTACCACAAAGAAACTTTTG GCAGGTGTGGATTTGGTGGCAGAGCTTGTAGGTGTAACTTTGGGTCCAAAAGGAAGGAATGTAGTTCTTGCAAATAAGTATGGTCCTCCCAAGATTGTTAATGATGGTGAAACTGTTCTTAAAGAG ATTCAGCTGGACGATCCCCTTGAACATGTCGGAGTAAAATTGGTTAGGGAAGCCGGTGCCAAGACTAATAATCTTGCTGGCGATGGTTGCACAACATCTATAGTGCTTGCTCGAGGTCTGATTGCTGAAGGTGTCAAG GTTACTGCAATGGGTGCAAATGTTGTCCAAGTGTCTCGTGGAATTGAGAAAACTGCTAAAGCCCTCATTTCTGAGCTCAAGTTGATGTCCAGAGAG GTTGAGGATCACGAGCTGGAAGATGTTGCTGCTGTTAGTGCTGGCAATGATTATGCCATCGGGAAGATGATTTCAGAAGCTCTTAGGCGGGTCGGGAAAAAAGGTGTTGTCACAATTGAGAAAGGGAACTATACTGAAACCAATCTAGAAGTTGTAGAAGGAATGCAGTTTGATCGTGGCTATTTGTCACCTTATTTTGTAACTGATCGACGAAAGAGGATTGTGGAGCTTCACGATTGTAAG TTGCTATTGGTTGATAAAAAAATTTCAAACCCGAAGGAGTTGGTAAAAATTTTGGACAATGCAGTAAAGGAGAAATACCCGGTTTTGATAATCGCAGAGGGCATTGAGCAGGATGCGCTGGCTCCAGTAATTAGGAACAAACTCAGGGGTGTCCTAAAGGTAGCTGCAATAAAAGCTCCATCTTTCGGGGAGCGCAAGAGCCATTGCTTAGATGACATTGCTATCTTGACTGGAG GAACTGTGATCAGAGATGATATGGGCTTGACTCTTGAAAATGCTCACAAGGCCTTGTTGGGCAGTGCTTCAAAGGTGGTAATTACTAAGGACTCCACATTGATAGTTACTGATGGAAATACTCGAGCGGATGTTATGAAGAGGGTTTCTCTGATACAGAATCTTGTTGAG AACACAGAAGAAAATTTCCAAAAGAAAATCTTGAACGAAAGAATTGCAAGATTATCTGGTGGTATTGCCATCATTCAG GTGGGGGCACAAACACAGGTTGAGTTGAAAGACAAACAATTAAGGATTGAGGATGCCCTTAATGCTGCAAGG GCTGCTACAGAGGAAGGAGTAGTTGTGGGTGGTGGCTGTTGTCTTCTGAGACTATCATTAAAAGTGGATGCTATCAAAGAAAAGCTAGATAATGAAGATCAGAAG ATAGGAGCTGATATTTTCAAAAGAGCACTATCCTATCCTGCAAAACAGATAGCAAAGAATGCTGGTGTAAATGGAAATATCATTGTAGAGAAG ATTTTGTCAGTCGATAACATGAAATATGGATATAATGCTGCAAGAGACAGATATGAAGATCTGATGGCTGCCAAAATTTTGGATCCTACAAAG GTTGTTAGATGTTGCCTAGAACATGCAGCAGCAGTTGCCAAGACCTTCCTGAAATCAGATGCCGTTGTTATTGACATCCCGGAACCAGTATCCAGAATAAGACGACCACCACCAATGCCAACTCcaggtactcctagtcccaccAACAACTATAATAG GTCCAAGGCTCACTGGTCTCACAGGTCTAGGGGCAAGTGGTCTTTCGTCCAGACATAA
- the LOC132641896 gene encoding basic leucine zipper 43-like — MIPSEAVATHYFASENPSPLPLDFNFMQNSLPSPQFSRYLTNIQPNYPTSLPVHDFNNLPPSYISGNSPSYISGNSTSDEADEQQIKVIDERKQRRMISNRESARRSRMRKQKHLDELWSQVLRLRTENHNLIDKLNHVSECHEKVLQENSQLKEEASNLRHMLTDLQFNCSFPDLCDLEDFPCTTAHLKAESSNLSITSSANLLH; from the coding sequence ATGATTCCATCAGAGGCTGTAGCAACTCACTACTTTGCGTCTGAAAATCCTTCACCTCTTCCTCTTGATTTTAACTTCATGCAAAACAGTTTACCATCGCCCCAGTTCAGCAGATATTTAACCAATATTCAACCAAATTATCCAACCTCTCTTCCTGTTCATGACTTCAATAATCTGCCACCATCTTACATCAGTGGTAACTCACCATCTTACATCAGTGGTAACTCTACCTCTGATGAAGCGGACGAGCAGCAAATTAAGGTCATCGACGAGAGAAAGCAGAGAAGAATGATATCTAACCGGGAATCAGCTAGAAGATCAAGGATGAGGAAACAAAAACACCTTGATGAACTATGGTCCCAAGTTCTTCGTCTTAGGACTGAAAATCACAATTTGATCGATAAATTGAACCATGTCTCGGAATGTCATGAAAAAGTCCTTCAAGAAAACTCACAGTTAAAGGAAGAGGCTTCCAACCTTCGTCACATGCTTACTGATCTACAATTTAATTGTTCTTTTCCTGATTTATGCGACCTCGAAGATTTTCCATGCACCACTGCTCATCTCAAAGCTGAATCATCCAACCTATCGATCACTTCTTCCGCAAATCTGCTTCACTGA